A region of Ictidomys tridecemlineatus isolate mIctTri1 chromosome 4, mIctTri1.hap1, whole genome shotgun sequence DNA encodes the following proteins:
- the LOC101956763 gene encoding olfactory receptor 10G7: MSNGSLVTTFFLTGLPHAPALDTMLFGIFLAIYILTVLGNLLILLVIRVDSHLHTPMYYFLTNLSFIDMWFSTVTVPKMLMTLATPGGGAISFHSCVAQLYSFHFLGSTECFLYTVMSYDRYLAISYPLRYSSMMSGRVCALLAAGTWLSGSLHSAVQTTLTFRLPYCGPNQVQHYFCDAPPILKLACADTSANEMVIFVNIGVVASGCFLLIVLSYVSIVCSILRIRTSEGRHRAFQTCASHCIVVLCFFGPGLFIYLRPGSKDALDGIVAVFYTVLTPLLNPVVYTLRNKEVKKALSKLKNGSVFIQNQ, encoded by the coding sequence ATGTCAAATGGGAGCCTTGTGACAACGTTCTTCCTCACAGGCCTTCCCCATGCTCCAGCGCTGGACACCATGCTCTTTGGCATCTTCCTGGCCATTTACATTCTCACTGTGCTGGGGAACCTCCTCATCCTGCTGGTGATCAGGGTGGattcccacctccacacccccatgtactacTTCCTCACCAACCTGTCCTTCATTGACATGTGGTTCTCCACTGTCACAGTGCCCAAAATGCTGATGACCCTGGCCACCCCAGGCGGCGGGGCCATCTCCTTCCATAGCTGTGTGGCCCAGCTCTATTCCTTCCACTTCCTGGGGAGCACCGAGTGTTTCCTCTACACTGTCATGTCCTATGATCGCTACCTGGCCATCAGTTACCCACTCAGGTACTCCAGCATGATGAGTGGGAGAGTGTGTGCCCTCCTGGCCGCGGGCACCTGGCTCAGTGGCTCCTTGCACTCTGCAGTCCAGACCACCCTGACGTTCCGCCTGCCCTACTGTGGGCCCAACCAGGTCCAGCATTACTTCTGTGATGCTCCACCCATCCTCAAGCTGGCCTGTGCAGACACCTCGGCCAATGAGATGGTCATCTTTGTGAACATTGGGGTGGTGGCCTCGGGCTGCTTTCTGCTGATAGTGCTGTCCTATGTGTCCATTGTCTGCTCCATCCTGAGGATCCGCACCTCAGAGGGCAGACACAGAGCCTTTCAGACCTGCGCCTCCCACTGCATTGTGGTCCTTTGTTTTTTCGGCCCTGGTCTTTTCATCTACCTGAGACCTGGCTCCAAAGATGCTTTGGACGGAATTGTGGCTGTTTTCTACACCGTGTTGACACCTCTTCTCAATCCTGTTGTGTACACCCTGAGGAACAAGGAGGTAAAGAAAGCTCTGTCAAAGCTGAAAAATGGATCAGTTTTTATTCAAAATCAATAA
- the LOC144376695 gene encoding olfactory receptor 10D3-like: MNNYTSVKEFILLGLPHTEGLENMIFVLFLAFYLFALLGNLLIFVTILASSSLHTPMYFFLGNLSVFDIFFPSVNSPKMMVSLAGQSRTISYQGCASQVFFYHTLGGIECFLYTVMAYDRFVAICHPMRYTVIMNQRVCTSLTVCTWLGGCVHGSILTFLIFKLPYCGPNEVDSFFCDIPVVLSLACADTSLAQMVSFTNIGVVALVCFLLILLSYTRIVLSILKIRSSEGRRRAFSTCSAHLTSILLFYGPVFLVYLRPASSPWLDSAVQVLNSIVTPSLNPLIYSLRNKDVKMALRKVLFHVIHPSVL; encoded by the coding sequence ATGAACAACTACACCTCTGTGAAGGAGTTCATCCTGTTGGGACTTCCTCACACTGAAGGGCTGGAGAACATGATCTTTGTCCTGTTTCTGGCCTTCTATCTGTTCGCCCtgctggggaacctgctcatctTTGTCACCATTCTGGCTTCATCCAGCctgcacacccccatgtacttcttcctgggAAACCTGTCAGTGTTTGACATCTTCTTCCCTTCTGTGAACTCCCCCAAGATGATGGTCTCCCTGGCGGGGCAAAGCCGCACCATCTCTTACCAGGGCTGTGCCTCCCAGGTCTTCTTCTACCACACCCTGGGTGGCATTGAGTGTTTCCTGTACacagtgatggcctatgaccgctttgTGGCCATTTGTCACCCCATGCGCTACACTGTCATCATGAACCAGAGGGTGTGCACCAGCCTGACAGTGTGCACATGGCTGGGGGGCTGTGTGCATGGGAGCATCCTCACGTTTCTCATCTTTAAGTTGCCCTACTGTGGGCCCAATGAGGTGGACAGCTTTTTCTGTGATATTCCAGTGGTGCTGTCCCTGGCCTGTGCAGACACTTCTCTAGCACAGATGGTGAGTTTCACCAACATAGGTGTGGTTGCCCTGGTGTGCTTTCTTCTTATCCTTCTTTCTTACACCCGCATTGTTCTCTCTATATTGAAAATCCGTTCCTCTGAAGGCAGGCGCagagccttctccacctgcagtGCCCACCTGACCTCCATCCTCTTGTTCTATGGACCTGTGTTTCTTGTCTATCTCAGACCTGCTTCAAGCCCCTGGCTGGATTCTGCTGTTCAGGTGTTAAACAGTATTGTCACCCCTTCCCTCAATCCTTTGATTTATTCTTTGAGAAACAAGGATGTGAAAATGGCCCTGAGGAAAGTGTTATTTCATGTGATCCACCCTTCTGTGTTATAA
- the LOC101964759 gene encoding olfactory receptor 10D3, which translates to MNNYTSVKEFILLGLPHTEGLENMIFVLFLAFYLFALLGNLLIFVTILASSSLHTPMYFFLGNLSVFDIFFPSVNSPKMMVSLAGQSRTISYQGCASQVFFYHTLGGIECFLYTVMAYDRFVAICHPMRYTVIMNQRVCTSLTVCTWLGGCVHGSILTFLIFKLPYCGPNEVDSFFCDIPVVLSLACADTSLAQMVSFTNIGVVALVCFLLILLSYTRIVLSILKIRSSEGRRRAFSTCSAHLTSILLFYGPVFLVYLRPASILWLDSVVQVLNNVVTPSLNPLIYSLRNKDVKEALRKMVTQMAHPSLL; encoded by the coding sequence ATGAACAACTACACCTCTGTGAAGGAGTTCATCCTGTTGGGACTTCCTCACACTGAAGGGCTGGAGAACATGATCTTTGTCCTGTTTCTGGCCTTCTATCTGTTCGCCCtgctggggaacctgctcatctTTGTCACCATTCTGGCTTCATCCAGCctgcacacccccatgtacttcttcctgggAAACCTGTCAGTGTTTGACATCTTCTTCCCTTCTGTGAACTCCCCCAAGATGATGGTCTCCCTGGCGGGGCAAAGCCGCACCATCTCTTACCAGGGCTGTGCCTCCCAGGTCTTCTTCTACCACACCCTGGGTGGCATTGAGTGTTTTCTGTACacagtgatggcctatgaccgctttgTGGCCATTTGTCACCCCATGCGCTATACTGTCATCATGAACCAGAGGGTGTGCACCAGCCTGACAGTGTGCACATGGCTGGGGGGCTGTGTGCATGGGAGCATCCTCACGTTTCTCATCTTTAAGTTGCCCTACTGTGGGCCCAATGAGGTGGACAGCTTTTTCTGTGATATTCCAGTGGTGCTGTCCCTGGCCTGTGCAGACACTTCTCTAGCACAGATGGTGAGTTTCACCAACATAGGTGTGGTTGCCCTGGTGTGTTTTCTTCTTATCCTTCTTTCTTACACCCGCATTGTTCTCTCTATATTGAAAATCCGTTCCTCTGAAGGCAGGCGCagagccttctccacctgcagtGCCCACCTGACCTCCATCCTCTTGTTCTATGGACCTGTGTTTCTTGTCTATCTCAGACCTGCTTCCATCCTCTGGCTGGATTCTGTTGTTCAGGTGTTAAACAATGTCGTCACTCCTTCCCTCAATCCTTTGATTTATTCTTTGAGAAACAAGGATGTGAAAGAGGCCCTGAGGAAGATGGTAACTCAAATGGCTCACCCTTCTCTGCTGTAA